In the Mycolicibacterium thermoresistibile genome, one interval contains:
- a CDS encoding SDR family NAD(P)-dependent oxidoreductase, whose amino-acid sequence MEIEGKKAVVVGGASGFGRATAEALAKRGASVAVLDRPQSKGKEVAEQIGGSFFDVDVTDFDGTEKVLQQAVDALGGLHIAVTTAGGGIAERTVKKDGPHSLESFRQSVDLNLIGTFNISRLAAWHMSKNEPVDDEKEERGVIINTASIAAFEGQIGQVAYTASKAAIAGMCLTMARDLGSLGIRALAIAPSLFATGLTEGIPDEFAKQLTKDAAFPKRLGKPEEYAKLALAIVENPMLNGQCIRLDAGQRFAPK is encoded by the coding sequence ATGGAGATCGAGGGCAAGAAGGCCGTCGTCGTCGGCGGAGCCTCCGGCTTCGGCCGCGCGACCGCGGAGGCGCTGGCCAAACGCGGTGCGAGCGTCGCGGTGCTGGACCGGCCGCAGTCGAAGGGCAAGGAGGTCGCCGAGCAGATCGGCGGCTCGTTCTTCGACGTGGACGTCACCGACTTCGACGGCACCGAGAAGGTGCTGCAACAGGCCGTCGACGCGCTCGGCGGCCTGCACATCGCGGTGACCACCGCCGGTGGCGGAATCGCCGAGCGCACCGTGAAGAAGGACGGCCCGCACAGCCTCGAGTCGTTCCGCCAGAGCGTGGATCTCAACCTCATCGGCACGTTCAACATCAGCCGGCTGGCGGCGTGGCACATGAGCAAGAACGAACCGGTGGACGACGAGAAGGAGGAGCGCGGCGTCATCATCAACACCGCCTCCATCGCCGCGTTCGAGGGGCAGATCGGTCAGGTCGCCTACACCGCCTCCAAGGCCGCGATCGCCGGCATGTGCCTGACCATGGCGCGCGACCTGGGCAGCCTGGGCATCCGGGCGCTGGCCATCGCGCCGAGCCTGTTCGCCACCGGCCTCACCGAGGGCATTCCGGACGAGTTCGCCAAGCAGCTGACCAAGGACGCCGCATTCCCGAAGCGCCTCGGAAAGCCCGAGGAGTACGCCAAGCTGGCGCTGGCCATCGTGGAGAACCCGATGCTCAACGGGCAGTGCATCCGGCTCGACGCCGGACAGCGGTTCGCCCCCAAGTAA
- a CDS encoding acyl-CoA dehydrogenase translates to MAIALTDDHRELAEVARSFLTSQQARAAARALLDADDEARPPFWSELAGLGWLGLHISEKHGGSGYGLPELVVVVEELGRAVAPGPFVPTVVASAVLADAGSDEQRDRLLPGLVDGSVVAAVGLGGDLRVEGPVEAATASGTAGVVLGAGRADLLLLRCGDDVLIVDRTAPGVTVEVPTNLDPTRRSGRVTLTGVAVTDVLPGAAETALALARTLFAAEAAGGAVECVETAVEYAKVRRQFGRVIGTFQAVKHHCANMAVAAESAIATVWDAARAAAGDPAEFRLMAAAAAALAFPAYVHNAELNIQVHGGIGYTWEHDAHLHLRRALAVRGVLGGDGPAADVHALTAAGVTRENSLDLPPEAEEMRGRIRADIEEIAALDGNAQRDRLIETGYIMPHWPKPWGRGADAVEQLVIDEEFARAGIERPDYSITGWVILTLIQHGTPSQIERFVEKALRQEEIWCQLFSEPDAGSDAAAVKTRAIRVDGGWKVTGQKVWTSGAHYCRRGLATVRTDPDAPKHAGITTMIIDMHAPGVEVRPLRMITGGAEFNEVFFNDVFVPDEDVVGEPNTGWTVARATLGNERVSIGGGSGARVFAATSLIPLVQRHADRLAGAEVRVGTFLAEEHALRLLNLRRAVRSIEGAGPGPEGNITKLKLAEHMNERAAIMAGLLGPELALLDGDTAVAGLMVLGARGMAIAGGTSEVTRNQIAERILGLPRDPLIT, encoded by the coding sequence ATGGCGATCGCACTGACCGACGACCACCGCGAGCTCGCCGAGGTGGCGCGGTCGTTCCTGACCTCCCAGCAGGCCCGCGCCGCGGCCCGCGCCCTGCTCGACGCCGACGACGAGGCCCGGCCGCCGTTCTGGTCCGAGCTGGCCGGGCTGGGCTGGCTCGGGCTGCACATCTCCGAGAAGCACGGTGGCTCCGGCTACGGCCTGCCCGAACTCGTGGTCGTCGTCGAGGAACTGGGGCGTGCGGTCGCGCCAGGGCCGTTCGTGCCGACGGTGGTCGCCTCGGCGGTGCTCGCCGACGCCGGCAGCGACGAACAACGGGACCGACTGCTGCCGGGCCTGGTCGACGGCAGCGTGGTGGCCGCCGTCGGTCTGGGCGGCGACCTGCGCGTCGAAGGACCCGTCGAGGCGGCGACGGCGTCCGGCACGGCGGGGGTGGTGCTCGGCGCCGGGCGGGCCGACCTGCTGCTGCTGCGGTGCGGCGACGACGTGCTGATCGTGGACCGCACCGCGCCCGGGGTCACGGTCGAGGTGCCCACCAACCTCGATCCCACCCGCCGGTCCGGCCGGGTCACGCTCACCGGCGTCGCCGTCACCGACGTGCTGCCCGGCGCGGCGGAGACCGCACTGGCCTTGGCCCGCACCCTGTTCGCCGCGGAGGCGGCCGGCGGGGCGGTCGAATGTGTGGAGACCGCGGTCGAATACGCCAAGGTGCGCCGACAGTTCGGCCGCGTCATCGGCACCTTCCAAGCGGTCAAACACCACTGCGCCAACATGGCGGTGGCCGCCGAGTCCGCGATCGCCACGGTATGGGACGCCGCCCGCGCCGCCGCCGGCGATCCGGCGGAGTTCCGGTTGATGGCGGCGGCCGCCGCGGCGCTGGCCTTCCCCGCCTACGTGCACAACGCCGAGCTGAACATCCAGGTGCACGGCGGTATCGGATACACCTGGGAGCACGACGCCCACCTGCATCTGCGGCGTGCACTGGCGGTGCGCGGCGTGCTCGGCGGCGACGGCCCGGCCGCGGATGTCCATGCGCTCACCGCGGCGGGCGTCACCCGGGAGAACAGCCTGGATCTGCCGCCGGAGGCCGAGGAGATGCGCGGCCGGATCCGGGCCGATATCGAGGAGATCGCCGCGCTGGACGGGAACGCCCAGCGGGACCGGCTGATCGAGACCGGCTACATCATGCCGCACTGGCCGAAGCCGTGGGGGCGCGGCGCCGACGCGGTCGAGCAGCTGGTGATCGACGAGGAATTCGCCCGCGCCGGGATCGAGCGGCCCGACTACTCCATCACCGGGTGGGTGATCCTCACCCTCATCCAGCACGGAACACCTTCGCAGATCGAACGATTCGTGGAGAAGGCGCTGCGCCAGGAGGAGATCTGGTGTCAGCTGTTCTCCGAGCCCGACGCCGGTTCGGACGCCGCGGCGGTCAAGACCCGTGCCATCCGGGTGGACGGCGGCTGGAAGGTCACCGGGCAGAAGGTGTGGACCAGCGGTGCGCACTACTGCCGGCGCGGCCTGGCGACCGTGCGCACCGATCCGGACGCGCCCAAGCACGCCGGCATCACCACGATGATCATCGACATGCACGCCCCCGGCGTCGAGGTCCGCCCGCTGCGGATGATCACCGGCGGTGCGGAATTCAACGAGGTGTTCTTCAACGACGTGTTCGTGCCGGACGAGGACGTGGTGGGGGAACCCAACACCGGGTGGACGGTCGCGCGGGCCACGCTCGGCAACGAGCGGGTCAGCATCGGCGGCGGATCCGGTGCCCGGGTGTTCGCGGCGACGAGCCTGATCCCGTTGGTGCAGCGGCACGCCGACCGGTTGGCCGGCGCCGAGGTCCGGGTCGGCACCTTCCTCGCCGAGGAGCATGCGCTGCGGCTGCTGAACCTGCGGCGGGCGGTGCGCAGCATCGAGGGCGCCGGCCCGGGTCCGGAGGGCAACATCACCAAACTCAAACTGGCTGAACACATGAACGAGCGGGCCGCGATCATGGCCGGCCTGCTCGGGCCCGAACTGGCACTGCTCGACGGTGACACCGCGGTGGCCGGTCTGATGGTGCTGGGCGCGCGCGGGATGGCGATCGCCGGCGGCACCTCGGAGGTGACGCGCAACCAGATCGCCGAACGGATCCTCGGGTTGCCGCGCGATCCGCTGATCACGTAG
- a CDS encoding ATP-dependent DNA ligase translates to MLLVDVATASAEVGATTARSAKISRIAELLRDTDAALVPVVVSWLSGELPQRPIGVGWAALRSLPPPAAAPTLTVAAVDAAFTQIRTVTGKGSQARRAALLAELFGAATGIEQRFLRGLLSGELRQGALVGVMADAVARAADVPAAAVRRAAMLAGELPTVAGAALTGGTDALSRYTLRVGQPVGPMLAQTAAGVTEALERLGGTAVLEAKLDGARVQIHRSRREVAIFTRSLDDVTARLPEVVEAALTWPVSEVIADAEAIALRPDGRPHRFQVTASRFGRAGPGAAPPLSVFVFDLLHVDGDDLLDRPTGARLEVLDALIPDRHRVDRLVTADPAAAERFLRATLDAGHEGVMAKSPSAAYEAGRRGAGWLKVKPVHTLDVVVLAVEWGSGRRAGKLSNIHLGARDPRTGGFVMLGKTFKGMTDAMLEWQTARFLELADGPTTGHVVRLRPEQVVEIAFDGVQRSSRYPGGMALRFARVLRYRDDKTPDEADTVDTVRRIYERGD, encoded by the coding sequence ATGCTGCTCGTCGACGTCGCCACCGCCTCGGCCGAGGTCGGCGCGACCACGGCGCGGTCGGCCAAGATCTCGCGCATCGCCGAGCTGCTGAGAGACACCGATGCGGCCCTGGTACCGGTCGTGGTGTCCTGGCTGTCCGGTGAGCTGCCGCAACGCCCGATCGGCGTCGGGTGGGCCGCGCTGCGGTCCCTCCCGCCGCCGGCCGCCGCGCCGACGCTGACCGTCGCGGCGGTCGATGCGGCGTTCACCCAGATCCGGACGGTGACCGGTAAGGGTTCGCAGGCCCGGCGGGCGGCGCTGCTCGCCGAGCTGTTCGGCGCCGCCACCGGCATCGAGCAGCGGTTCCTGCGCGGCCTGCTCAGCGGTGAGCTGCGGCAGGGCGCGCTGGTGGGGGTGATGGCCGATGCGGTCGCCAGGGCCGCCGACGTCCCCGCCGCGGCGGTACGCCGCGCCGCCATGCTCGCCGGGGAGCTGCCGACCGTCGCCGGCGCCGCGTTGACCGGTGGCACCGACGCACTGTCGCGCTACACGCTGCGGGTCGGACAGCCGGTCGGCCCGATGCTTGCGCAGACCGCCGCCGGCGTCACCGAGGCGCTCGAACGGCTCGGCGGCACAGCGGTGTTGGAGGCCAAGTTGGACGGCGCCCGGGTGCAGATCCACCGCTCGCGCCGGGAGGTGGCGATCTTCACCCGCAGCCTCGACGACGTCACCGCCCGGCTGCCCGAGGTCGTCGAGGCCGCGCTGACGTGGCCGGTGAGCGAGGTGATCGCCGACGCCGAGGCGATCGCGCTGCGGCCGGACGGCCGCCCACACCGGTTCCAGGTCACCGCATCCCGGTTCGGCCGCGCCGGCCCGGGGGCGGCGCCGCCGCTGTCGGTGTTCGTGTTCGACCTGCTGCACGTGGACGGCGACGATCTGCTCGACCGGCCGACCGGGGCCCGCCTCGAGGTGCTGGACGCGCTGATCCCCGACCGGCACCGGGTGGACCGGCTCGTCACCGCCGATCCCGCGGCCGCCGAACGGTTCCTGCGGGCGACGCTGGACGCCGGTCACGAAGGCGTGATGGCGAAATCACCGTCGGCCGCCTATGAGGCCGGCCGCCGCGGCGCGGGCTGGCTGAAGGTCAAACCGGTGCACACCCTCGATGTGGTGGTGCTGGCGGTCGAATGGGGGTCGGGCCGGCGGGCCGGGAAGCTGTCCAACATCCACCTCGGCGCCCGCGACCCGCGGACCGGTGGCTTCGTCATGCTCGGCAAGACGTTCAAAGGGATGACCGACGCGATGCTCGAGTGGCAGACGGCGCGGTTCCTGGAACTCGCCGACGGTCCGACCACGGGGCATGTGGTGCGACTGCGGCCGGAGCAGGTCGTCGAGATCGCCTTCGACGGGGTGCAGCGGTCCTCGCGCTATCCCGGCGGGATGGCGCTGCGGTTCGCCCGGGTGCTGCGCTACCGCGACGACAAGACACCCGACGAGGCCGACACCGTCGACACCGTGCGCCGTATCTACGAACGCGGCGATTGA
- a CDS encoding carbon starvation CstA family protein, translated as MGTSTASADRIEEQRGDITYIRTDEKLPPVAIIDRSPITTRHKIIFGIIALLGAVAWAIIAFFRGETVNAVWFVIAAICTYIVGYRFYARLVELKIVKPRDDNATPAELFENGTDYMPTDRRVLFGHHFAAIAGAGPLVGPVLAMQMGYLPGTIWIIIGAVLAGCVQDYLVLVISTRRRGRSLGQMARDELGAVGGAAAIVGVLVIMTILLAVLALVVVQALAQSPWGVFSIAMTIPIALFMGMYLRYLRPGRVSEVSAIGVVLLLLAVVSGDWVADTSWGGSWFDLSPVTLSWCIILYGLAASVLPVWLLLAPRDYLSTFMKVGTIALLAVGILLARPVMEAPAISTFATRGDGPVFAGSLFPFLFITIACGALSGFHSLIASGTTPKLLEKESQMRLIGYGGMLTESFVAIMALITAAIINPHLYFVLNAPAAQTGGTAATAAEYVNRLDLRGAPITAEQIDEAARSIDEESIVSRTGGAPTLAFGMSEVLSKVFGGDALKAYWYHFAIMFEALFILTTVDAGTRVARFMLSDGLSNLGGPLRRLKDPSWRIGAWVCSVIVVAAWGGILLMGVTDPLGGINTLFPLFGIANQLLAAIALTVVTVVVIKKGHLKWAWIPGVPLLWDLTVTLTASWQKIFSGDPKVGYWTQHFQYREAKAAGQTAFGAAKTPGEIDDVIRNTFIQGSLSIVFALLVITVVAAGAVMVIRHLRGDGVPTSEDEPVPSRIFAPSGLIATAAEKEVQKQWDALAASSAGSVGTSPR; from the coding sequence GTGGGCACATCCACCGCATCTGCGGACCGGATCGAGGAACAGCGCGGCGACATCACCTACATCCGCACCGACGAGAAGTTGCCGCCGGTCGCGATCATCGACCGCTCCCCGATCACCACCAGGCACAAGATCATCTTCGGGATCATCGCGCTGCTGGGCGCGGTGGCGTGGGCGATCATCGCGTTCTTCCGCGGTGAGACGGTCAACGCGGTGTGGTTCGTCATCGCCGCGATCTGCACCTACATCGTCGGCTACCGGTTCTACGCCCGGCTGGTCGAACTCAAGATCGTCAAACCCCGCGACGACAACGCCACCCCCGCCGAACTCTTCGAGAACGGCACCGACTACATGCCCACCGACCGGCGGGTGTTGTTCGGCCACCACTTCGCCGCCATCGCCGGCGCCGGCCCGCTGGTCGGACCCGTTCTGGCGATGCAGATGGGTTATCTGCCCGGAACCATCTGGATCATCATCGGCGCGGTGCTCGCCGGCTGTGTGCAGGACTATCTGGTGCTGGTCATCTCGACCCGGCGGCGCGGCCGCTCGCTGGGTCAGATGGCGCGCGACGAACTCGGCGCCGTCGGCGGCGCGGCCGCCATCGTCGGGGTGCTGGTCATCATGACGATCCTGCTGGCGGTGCTGGCGCTGGTGGTGGTCCAGGCGCTGGCACAGAGCCCGTGGGGTGTCTTCTCCATCGCGATGACCATCCCGATCGCCCTGTTCATGGGCATGTATCTGCGCTACCTGCGGCCCGGGCGGGTGTCGGAGGTCTCCGCGATCGGTGTCGTGCTGCTGCTGCTGGCCGTGGTGTCCGGCGACTGGGTGGCCGACACCTCCTGGGGCGGTTCGTGGTTCGACCTGTCTCCGGTCACCCTGTCGTGGTGCATCATCCTCTACGGGTTGGCGGCGTCGGTGCTTCCGGTGTGGCTGCTGCTCGCACCGCGGGACTACCTGTCCACCTTCATGAAGGTCGGCACCATCGCACTGTTGGCGGTGGGCATCCTGCTGGCGCGTCCGGTGATGGAGGCGCCGGCGATCTCGACCTTCGCCACCCGCGGGGACGGCCCGGTGTTCGCCGGTTCACTGTTCCCGTTCCTGTTCATCACCATCGCCTGCGGGGCGCTGTCCGGCTTCCACTCGCTGATCGCCTCCGGCACCACGCCCAAGCTGCTGGAGAAGGAAAGCCAGATGCGGCTGATCGGGTACGGCGGCATGCTCACCGAGTCGTTCGTCGCGATCATGGCGCTGATCACCGCCGCGATCATCAACCCGCATCTGTACTTCGTGCTCAACGCGCCGGCGGCGCAGACCGGCGGAACCGCCGCCACCGCAGCCGAATACGTCAACAGGCTCGACCTGCGCGGCGCGCCGATCACCGCCGAACAGATCGACGAGGCCGCCAGGAGCATCGATGAGGAGTCGATTGTCTCGCGCACCGGCGGCGCCCCGACGTTGGCGTTCGGCATGTCGGAGGTGTTGAGCAAGGTCTTCGGCGGCGATGCGCTCAAGGCCTACTGGTACCACTTCGCGATCATGTTCGAGGCGCTGTTCATCCTGACGACGGTGGACGCCGGCACCCGGGTGGCCCGGTTCATGCTGTCCGACGGGCTGAGCAACCTCGGCGGGCCGCTGCGCAGGCTCAAGGATCCCAGCTGGCGGATCGGCGCCTGGGTGTGCAGCGTGATCGTCGTCGCGGCCTGGGGCGGCATCCTGCTGATGGGGGTGACCGACCCGCTCGGCGGGATCAACACGCTGTTCCCGCTGTTCGGTATCGCCAACCAGTTGCTGGCGGCCATCGCGCTGACCGTGGTGACGGTCGTGGTGATCAAGAAGGGTCACCTCAAGTGGGCCTGGATACCGGGGGTTCCGCTGCTGTGGGATCTGACCGTCACCCTCACCGCGTCCTGGCAGAAGATCTTCTCCGGCGATCCGAAGGTCGGCTACTGGACACAGCACTTCCAGTACCGCGAGGCCAAGGCCGCCGGCCAGACCGCGTTCGGCGCCGCGAAGACGCCCGGTGAGATCGACGACGTCATCCGCAACACGTTCATCCAGGGCAGCTTGTCGATCGTGTTCGCGCTGCTGGTGATCACGGTGGTGGCCGCCGGTGCGGTGATGGTGATACGCCATCTGCGCGGCGACGGCGTCCCGACCTCCGAGGACGAGCCGGTGCCGTCGCGGATCTTCGCCCCGTCTGGCCTGATCGCCACCGCCGCGGAGAAGGAGGTGCAGAAGCAGTGGGACGCCTTGGCCGCCTCCTCCGCGGGATCGGTTGGTACGTCGCCACGTTGA